From Streptomyces sp. NBC_00237, a single genomic window includes:
- a CDS encoding DUF2530 domain-containing protein — translation MAKWTAKHEAPEPLEGPVVGTIVGGTIIWFVLFLAQAAFYGWFADRDLIWWYWTPLAGAGLGLIGIWYVRGRDAALKRFAAEKAAQEAAEASPSAP, via the coding sequence ATGGCGAAGTGGACAGCGAAGCACGAGGCACCCGAGCCCCTGGAGGGGCCCGTCGTCGGCACGATCGTCGGCGGCACGATCATCTGGTTCGTGCTCTTCCTCGCCCAGGCCGCCTTCTACGGCTGGTTCGCCGACCGCGACCTGATCTGGTGGTACTGGACTCCGCTCGCCGGTGCGGGCCTCGGCCTCATCGGCATCTGGTACGTCCGTGGGCGCGACGCCGCGCTGAAGAGGTTCGCTGCGGAGAAGGCGGCCCAGGAGGCTGCCGAAGCCTCCCCCTCCGCCCCGTAA
- a CDS encoding cation-translocating P-type ATPase produces the protein MTHIDAGSELDPVHPVKPPASEGPVAVRARGLTAAEVAERIARGEVNDVPVRSSRSTAEIVRGNVFTRFNAIIGVLWIIMLFVAPIQDSLFGFVIIANTGIGIIQELRAKKTLDGLAVIGEAKPTVRRDGVAAEISTSEIVLGDVIELGPGDKVVVDGEVAEADSLEVDESLLTGEADPVLKKPGDVMMSGSFVVAGGGAFTATKVGREAYAAQLAEEASRFTLVHSELRSGISTILKYVTWMMIPTAIGLIISQMVVKDNDFKNSVARTVGGIVPMIPEGLVLLTSVAFAIGVIRLGRKQCLVQELPAIEGLARVDIVCLDKTGTLTEGGMDVTELRPLGGADEAYVRQVLGALGESDPRPNASLQAIKDKYPDEAEWRVQESLPFSSARKYSGASFSDGTGENSTWLLGAPDVLLPSGDPALAEIDELNAQGLRVLLLARAAGELDDPQVGAGATATALVVLEQRLRPDAGDTLAYFADQNVQAKVISGDNAVSVGAVAAKLGLPGAENTVDARTLPTDQAEMAKVLESNAVFGRVTPQQKRDMVAALQSKGHTVAMTGDGVNDVLALKDADIGVSMGSGSEATRAVAQIVLLNNSFATLPSVVAEGRRVIGNITRVATLFLTKTVYSVLLAILVVCSQVDYPFLPRHLTLLSTLTIGVPAFFLALAPNKERAKPHFVKRVMRYAIPSGTIAAVSTFTTYLIARHYYTGPDALAAETSAATLTLFLVSMWVLAIIARPYTWWRIGLVVTMGLGFLIVLVVPWLQNFFALKLIGTTMPWTAVGIAVAAAALLELSWRWVGKKWPA, from the coding sequence ATGACGCACATTGACGCGGGCTCGGAGCTGGACCCCGTACACCCGGTGAAACCACCCGCCTCAGAAGGGCCCGTCGCCGTGCGCGCGAGGGGGCTGACCGCCGCCGAGGTGGCGGAGCGGATCGCGCGGGGCGAGGTCAACGACGTACCGGTACGGAGTTCGCGCTCCACGGCGGAGATCGTCCGGGGCAACGTCTTCACCCGCTTCAACGCGATCATCGGCGTGCTGTGGATCATCATGCTGTTCGTCGCGCCGATCCAGGACAGCCTCTTCGGCTTCGTGATCATCGCGAACACCGGCATCGGCATCATCCAGGAACTGCGCGCCAAGAAGACCCTCGACGGGCTCGCGGTCATCGGCGAGGCCAAGCCCACGGTCCGTCGTGACGGCGTGGCCGCCGAGATCTCGACCTCCGAGATCGTCCTCGGCGACGTCATCGAACTCGGCCCCGGCGACAAGGTGGTCGTCGACGGCGAGGTGGCCGAGGCCGACAGCCTCGAAGTCGACGAGTCGCTGCTGACCGGTGAGGCCGACCCGGTCCTGAAGAAGCCGGGCGACGTGATGATGTCCGGCTCGTTCGTGGTCGCGGGCGGCGGCGCGTTCACCGCGACGAAGGTCGGCCGGGAGGCGTACGCGGCACAGCTCGCCGAGGAGGCGTCCCGCTTCACCCTCGTCCACTCCGAGCTGCGCTCCGGCATCTCCACGATCCTCAAGTACGTGACGTGGATGATGATCCCGACGGCGATCGGCCTGATCATCAGTCAGATGGTCGTCAAGGACAACGACTTCAAGAACTCCGTCGCCCGCACCGTCGGCGGCATCGTCCCGATGATCCCCGAGGGCCTCGTCCTCCTCACCTCGGTCGCCTTCGCGATCGGCGTGATCCGCCTGGGCCGCAAGCAGTGCCTCGTCCAGGAACTCCCCGCGATCGAGGGCCTGGCCCGCGTCGACATCGTCTGCCTCGACAAGACGGGCACGCTCACCGAGGGCGGCATGGACGTCACGGAGCTGCGCCCGCTGGGCGGGGCCGACGAGGCGTACGTACGGCAGGTGCTCGGCGCACTCGGCGAGTCCGACCCGCGCCCGAACGCCAGCCTCCAGGCCATCAAGGACAAGTACCCGGACGAGGCCGAGTGGCGGGTCCAGGAGTCCCTGCCCTTCTCCTCCGCACGCAAGTACAGCGGTGCCTCCTTCAGCGACGGTACGGGCGAGAACTCGACGTGGCTGCTGGGAGCGCCGGACGTCCTGCTGCCCTCCGGGGACCCGGCCCTCGCCGAGATCGACGAGCTGAACGCCCAGGGCCTGCGCGTCCTGCTCCTCGCCCGCGCGGCGGGCGAACTGGACGACCCGCAGGTGGGCGCCGGTGCCACGGCGACCGCCCTGGTGGTCCTGGAACAGCGTCTGCGCCCCGACGCGGGCGACACCCTCGCCTACTTCGCCGACCAGAACGTCCAGGCCAAGGTCATCTCCGGCGACAACGCCGTGTCCGTCGGCGCGGTGGCCGCGAAGCTCGGCCTGCCCGGCGCGGAGAACACCGTCGACGCGCGCACCCTCCCCACCGACCAGGCCGAGATGGCGAAGGTCCTGGAGTCCAACGCGGTGTTCGGCCGCGTCACCCCGCAGCAGAAGCGGGACATGGTCGCCGCCCTCCAGTCGAAGGGCCACACGGTCGCCATGACCGGCGACGGCGTCAACGACGTCCTCGCCCTCAAGGACGCCGACATCGGCGTCTCGATGGGCTCCGGCTCGGAGGCCACCCGCGCCGTCGCGCAGATCGTCCTCCTCAACAACAGCTTCGCCACCCTCCCCTCGGTGGTCGCCGAGGGCCGCCGCGTCATCGGCAACATCACCCGCGTCGCGACGCTCTTCCTCACGAAGACCGTCTACTCGGTGCTCCTGGCGATCCTGGTGGTCTGCTCGCAGGTCGACTACCCCTTCCTCCCCCGCCACCTGACGCTGCTCTCCACCCTCACCATCGGCGTCCCCGCCTTCTTCCTCGCGCTCGCCCCCAACAAGGAGCGCGCGAAGCCGCACTTCGTGAAGAGGGTGATGCGGTACGCGATCCCCAGCGGCACCATCGCGGCCGTCTCCACCTTCACGACGTACCTGATCGCCCGCCACTACTACACGGGCCCGGACGCCCTGGCGGCCGAGACGAGCGCGGCGACCCTGACCCTCTTCCTGGTCTCCATGTGGGTGCTGGCGATCATCGCCCGCCCGTACACGTGGTGGCGGATCGGGCTGGTCGTGACGATGGGCCTCGGCTTCCTGATCGTGCTGGTCGTGCCGTGGCTCCAGAACTTCTTCGCGCTGAAGCTGATCGGGACGACCATGCCGTGGACGGCGGTCGGCATCGCGGTGGCCGCCGCCGCGCTGCTGGAGCTGTCGTGGCGCTGGGTCGGCAAGAAGTGGCCCGCGTGA
- a CDS encoding DUF2771 domain-containing protein: MTVALFSGQARRTTAALAVASAGLLLLSACDKPTPRATVTVGSDSVNTEAACYGEKGLSEKEAPGCLNKKPTQTIKVAAEDKVRLGVDPEIAENGWTIFINGQPAEQEPFKKTYRSIPGSAFFNSGQQGAPAVKEATVSVVETNATTKKLVGVYSFKLEKSS; encoded by the coding sequence ATGACCGTTGCGCTGTTCTCGGGCCAGGCCCGCCGTACCACCGCCGCCCTGGCTGTCGCCTCCGCGGGGCTTCTCCTCCTGTCCGCCTGCGACAAGCCGACGCCGCGTGCGACCGTGACGGTCGGCTCGGACTCGGTGAACACCGAGGCCGCCTGCTACGGCGAGAAGGGCCTCAGCGAGAAGGAAGCCCCGGGCTGCCTGAACAAGAAGCCCACCCAGACCATCAAGGTCGCCGCGGAGGACAAGGTCCGCCTGGGTGTCGACCCCGAGATCGCCGAGAACGGCTGGACGATCTTCATCAACGGCCAGCCCGCCGAGCAGGAGCCGTTCAAGAAGACCTACCGCTCCATCCCCGGCAGCGCGTTCTTCAACAGCGGCCAGCAGGGTGCCCCGGCGGTCAAGGAGGCGACGGTCAGCGTCGTCGAGACCAACGCCACCACCAAGAAGCTCGTCGGTGTGTACAGCTTCAAGCTGGAGAAGTCCTCCTGA
- a CDS encoding MFS transporter, with protein sequence MAGTRTSSRSSVSTGPLRKAGRAVGRALHLPFTGTAKGIRRATHAHGAGESGLGKLIELHAVNGAGDVLITIALASTVFFSVPTDEARGRVALYLAITMAPFTLLAPVIGPLLDRLPHGRRAAMAGAMLARAVLALAMSGAVATGGIELYPAALGVLVASKAYGVVRSAVVPRLLPPRFSLVKANSRVTLAGLLATGAAAPIGAALQRIGPAWPLYGAFLVFLAGTFLAFSMPGKVDSAKGERRAHLASEHVGEAQTKTGLRDVGPSVVHALQANAALRALSGFLIFFLAFLLRQHPLAGQSAAVSLGIVGVAAGLGNAVGTGVGAWLKSRAPELIIATVLGVALGVSVVTAVFFSGFLVAVLGATAGLCQALGKLSLDALIQRDVPEGVRNSAFARSETLLQVAWVIGGAIGIALPLVAWLGMGVGAALVALGALVAVRGLLRAARAKGRAALA encoded by the coding sequence GTGGCCGGTACTCGTACATCGTCACGCTCGTCCGTCTCAACTGGGCCGCTGCGCAAGGCGGGCCGGGCGGTCGGACGCGCCCTCCACCTGCCGTTCACCGGTACGGCGAAGGGCATCCGGCGGGCCACGCACGCGCACGGAGCGGGTGAGTCCGGGCTCGGGAAACTGATCGAGTTGCACGCCGTCAACGGCGCGGGCGACGTATTGATCACAATTGCGCTCGCGTCGACAGTTTTCTTTTCCGTGCCGACGGATGAGGCGCGGGGCCGGGTGGCCCTGTACCTGGCGATCACCATGGCGCCCTTCACTCTTCTCGCCCCGGTCATCGGGCCGCTGCTCGACCGGCTGCCGCACGGGCGGCGGGCCGCCATGGCGGGCGCGATGCTGGCGCGGGCGGTGCTGGCGCTGGCGATGTCGGGTGCGGTGGCGACCGGCGGGATCGAGCTGTATCCGGCCGCGCTGGGCGTGCTGGTGGCGTCCAAGGCGTACGGAGTCGTCCGCAGCGCGGTCGTGCCGAGACTCCTTCCACCGCGCTTCTCCCTGGTCAAGGCGAACTCGCGGGTGACACTGGCCGGACTCCTGGCGACCGGGGCCGCCGCTCCGATCGGGGCGGCCTTGCAGCGGATCGGCCCGGCCTGGCCGCTGTACGGGGCGTTCCTCGTCTTCCTCGCGGGGACGTTCCTGGCCTTCTCCATGCCGGGGAAGGTCGACTCCGCGAAGGGCGAACGGCGGGCGCACCTGGCGTCGGAGCACGTGGGCGAGGCGCAGACCAAGACGGGGCTGCGGGACGTGGGGCCCTCCGTGGTGCACGCCCTTCAGGCGAACGCGGCGCTGCGCGCGCTGTCGGGGTTCCTGATCTTCTTCCTGGCCTTCCTGCTGCGGCAGCATCCGCTGGCCGGGCAGAGCGCCGCCGTCTCGCTCGGGATCGTCGGGGTCGCGGCGGGTCTGGGCAACGCGGTGGGGACCGGGGTGGGGGCGTGGCTGAAGTCCCGCGCGCCGGAGCTGATCATCGCGACCGTGCTGGGGGTCGCGCTCGGGGTGTCCGTAGTGACGGCGGTCTTCTTCAGCGGGTTCCTGGTGGCCGTGCTGGGGGCGACGGCGGGGCTGTGCCAGGCGCTCGGGAAGCTGTCGCTGGACGCGCTGATCCAGCGGGACGTGCCGGAGGGCGTGCGGAACTCGGCGTTCGCCCGCTCGGAGACGTTGTTGCAGGTGGCGTGGGTGATCGGAGGTGCGATCGGGATCGCGCTGCCGTTGGTGGCGTGGCTGGGCATGGGGGTCGGGGCGGCACTGGTGGCGCTGGGGGCGCTGGTGGCGGTACGGGGGCTGCTGCGGGCTGCACGGGCGAAGGGGCGGGCCGCGCTCGCGTAG
- a CDS encoding sacsin N-terminal ATP-binding-like domain-containing protein: MSVQETDTTGAEDTAPGDPFGTARLRRGVLDAWTATPARFREDANAEEDLALGGYRDRLVVELAQNAADAAGRAGVEGRLRLTLHPATADSPALLAAANTGAPLDAVGAESLSTLRASAKREDTETAVGRFGVGFAAVLAVSDEPAVLGRHGGVRWSLAEARGMAEEAAALKSPGLIDELRRRDGHVPLLRLPLPAEGSAPDGYDTVVVLPLRDPAAVALVEHLLAAIDDALLLTLPGLTEVAVDTPDGVRTLTRSVDGPYTHVDDSAHGPTRWRTSAASGPLARDLLADRPVEERLRPHWSLTWAVPVDDDGAPLPPRTARVVHAPTPTDEPLGVPALLIASFPLDTARRHPAPGPLTDFLVERAADAYAELLRDWDPVGVGTISLTPGPLGKGELDGALRAAIVARLPRVAFLLPAHPTEEQPALRPFEAEVVEGAGEETVRVLAEVLPTLLPAGLERRAELRTLGVGRLPLGDAIERIAGAERAPGWWHRLYESLAGVDPDRLAGLPVPLANGRTAIGPRQVLLPLPDTSADAARQLARLGLRVAHADAAHPLLEKLGALPATPRAVLTTPQVRAAVAASLDGSDVWDEDGLDAEELADAVLGLVRDADLAPGDEPWLGALALPDEDGELSPAGELVVPGSHFAQVMREDELALCEAELAERWGGEVLAAVGVLANFALVRATDVVLDPDEFEPRDGDFAEPDDAGLLDAVDVWCEDVLDRLPDTPLPPVATEIVAVRDLDLVDDDKWPQALALLARPPLRDALTQQVRVLLPDGTTQSVRPYTAWWLRDHPVLDGRRPAGLLAAGGDALLEGLYDEADATGFADEQVLRALGVRTTLASLLAEPGGAAELLDRMTDPRSEVTTSQLHALYTALADLDPEQVTVPEELCVVTDGRVEVVDAADALVVDAPDLLPLTVGLPLLPVAPSRAGALAELLQVRRLSETVPAQVTSEGTAHEVPGEVRELLGPAAPTSYYEHEELLAGGVELDWRQTPDGSLHAATLEGVAAGLAWAAGQWPRRFEVAALLEDPTRTAELARNRWFD; encoded by the coding sequence GTGAGCGTTCAGGAGACGGACACGACCGGGGCCGAAGACACCGCCCCCGGCGACCCGTTCGGCACCGCCCGGCTCCGGCGCGGGGTGCTCGACGCCTGGACCGCCACCCCGGCCCGTTTCCGCGAGGACGCCAACGCCGAGGAGGACCTCGCCCTCGGCGGCTACCGCGACCGCCTCGTCGTCGAGCTGGCCCAGAACGCGGCGGACGCGGCCGGGCGCGCCGGGGTCGAGGGGCGGCTGCGGCTGACGCTGCACCCCGCCACCGCCGACAGCCCCGCCCTCCTCGCCGCCGCGAACACCGGGGCGCCGCTGGACGCCGTCGGCGCGGAGTCCCTCAGCACCCTGCGGGCCTCCGCCAAGCGCGAGGACACCGAGACCGCCGTAGGCCGCTTCGGCGTCGGCTTCGCCGCCGTACTCGCGGTCAGCGACGAGCCCGCCGTGCTCGGGCGGCACGGCGGCGTGCGGTGGTCCCTCGCCGAAGCCAGGGGCATGGCGGAGGAGGCCGCCGCGCTGAAGAGCCCCGGGCTGATTGATGAGTTGCGCCGCCGGGACGGGCATGTCCCGTTGCTGCGGCTGCCGTTGCCCGCCGAGGGCTCCGCGCCGGACGGGTACGACACGGTCGTCGTCCTGCCGCTGCGCGACCCGGCCGCCGTCGCCCTCGTCGAGCACTTGCTCGCCGCGATCGACGACGCGCTGCTGCTCACCCTGCCGGGGCTGACCGAGGTCGCCGTCGACACCCCGGACGGGGTGCGGACGTTGACCCGGTCGGTCGACGGCCCGTACACGCACGTCGACGACAGTGCGCACGGCCCCACCCGCTGGCGCACCTCCGCCGCCTCAGGACCCCTTGCCCGCGATCTTCTCGCCGACCGGCCCGTCGAGGAGCGGCTGCGGCCCCACTGGTCCCTGACCTGGGCCGTTCCCGTCGACGACGACGGGGCTCCGCTGCCGCCCCGGACCGCCCGCGTCGTGCACGCGCCGACGCCCACCGACGAGCCGCTGGGCGTGCCCGCGCTGCTCATCGCCTCCTTCCCGCTGGACACCGCGCGCCGTCACCCCGCGCCGGGGCCGCTGACCGACTTCCTGGTGGAGCGGGCGGCCGACGCGTACGCGGAACTGCTCCGGGACTGGGATCCGGTCGGTGTCGGGACGATCAGCCTCACCCCCGGTCCCCTCGGCAAGGGCGAGCTGGACGGGGCGCTGCGCGCCGCGATCGTGGCGCGGCTGCCCCGCGTCGCCTTCCTGCTGCCCGCCCACCCGACCGAGGAGCAGCCCGCGCTGCGCCCGTTCGAGGCGGAGGTCGTGGAGGGGGCGGGGGAGGAGACGGTACGGGTCCTCGCCGAGGTCCTTCCCACCCTGCTGCCCGCCGGGCTTGAGCGGCGTGCCGAGCTGCGCACGCTCGGCGTCGGGCGGCTCCCGCTCGGCGACGCGATCGAGCGGATCGCGGGCGCGGAGCGGGCTCCCGGCTGGTGGCACCGGCTGTACGAGTCCCTGGCGGGCGTCGACCCGGACCGCCTCGCCGGGCTTCCGGTGCCGCTCGCCAACGGGCGCACCGCGATCGGCCCCCGGCAGGTCCTCCTGCCGCTCCCCGACACGTCCGCCGACGCGGCGCGGCAACTCGCCCGGCTGGGGCTGCGGGTGGCGCACGCCGACGCCGCCCATCCGCTCCTGGAGAAGCTGGGCGCGCTCCCCGCGACGCCGCGTGCGGTGCTCACGACGCCTCAGGTGCGGGCCGCGGTCGCCGCCTCCCTCGACGGCTCCGACGTGTGGGACGAGGACGGGCTCGACGCGGAGGAGCTGGCCGACGCCGTTCTCGGTCTCGTACGGGATGCGGACCTGGCCCCCGGCGACGAACCCTGGCTCGGCGCGCTGGCCCTCCCCGACGAGGACGGCGAGCTGTCCCCCGCGGGGGAGCTGGTGGTGCCCGGTAGCCACTTCGCGCAGGTCATGCGGGAGGACGAACTCGCCCTCTGCGAAGCCGAACTGGCGGAGCGGTGGGGGGGTGAGGTGCTGGCGGCGGTCGGCGTCCTTGCCAACTTCGCGCTCGTACGGGCGACGGACGTCGTCCTCGACCCGGACGAGTTCGAGCCGCGCGACGGGGACTTCGCCGAACCCGACGACGCGGGGCTCCTCGACGCGGTCGACGTGTGGTGCGAGGACGTCCTGGACCGGCTGCCGGACACGCCGCTGCCGCCCGTCGCGACGGAGATCGTGGCGGTACGGGACCTGGACCTGGTCGACGACGACAAGTGGCCGCAGGCCCTCGCGCTGCTGGCCCGGCCCCCGCTGCGCGACGCCCTCACCCAGCAGGTGCGGGTGCTGCTGCCCGACGGCACGACGCAGTCCGTGCGCCCGTACACGGCGTGGTGGCTGCGCGACCACCCGGTGCTCGACGGACGCCGCCCGGCGGGCCTGCTCGCGGCGGGCGGGGACGCGCTGCTTGAGGGCCTGTACGACGAGGCGGACGCGACCGGCTTTGCGGACGAGCAGGTGCTGAGGGCGCTGGGCGTACGGACGACCCTCGCCTCGCTGCTCGCCGAGCCGGGCGGTGCGGCGGAGCTGCTCGACCGGATGACCGACCCGCGGAGCGAGGTGACGACCTCTCAACTCCACGCGCTCTACACCGCCTTGGCGGACCTCGACCCGGAACAGGTCACCGTACCCGAGGAGTTGTGCGTCGTCACGGACGGGCGGGTGGAGGTCGTGGACGCGGCCGACGCGCTCGTCGTCGACGCCCCGGACCTGCTTCCGCTGACGGTGGGGCTGCCGCTGCTGCCGGTCGCCCCGTCCCGCGCGGGCGCGCTCGCCGAACTGCTCCAGGTGCGGCGGCTGAGCGAGACCGTACCGGCGCAGGTGACGTCCGAGGGGACGGCGCACGAGGTGCCCGGGGAGGTGCGCGAGCTCCTGGGCCCGGCGGCCCCGACGTCGTACTACGAGCACGAGGAGCTCCTCGCGGGCGGCGTGGAGCTGGACTGGCGGCAGACGCCCGACGGTTCGCTGCACGCGGCCACGCTGGAGGGCGTGGCGGCGGGGCTCGCCTGGGCGGCGGGCCAGTGGCCGAGGCGCTTCGAGGTGGCGGCCCTCCTGGAGGACCCGACGCGGACGGCGGAACTGGCCCGCAACCGCTGGTTCGACTAG
- a CDS encoding DUF3027 domain-containing protein has translation MSAATTRSRTPDRLCAEAVDLAREAAEEAAFPGVVGEHVTLFSEGDRVVTHLFEAKEPGYRGWRWAVTVARASRAKLVTIDETVLLPGPDSLQPPEWVPWSERLRPGDMGPGDLLPTEAEDLRLEPGWTGEDAPPPNSLLSEEMESLVEAEDAELAAAPVPPVRGSITSVAEELGMRRARVLSRYGLHLAADRWDEEYGAKTPMALAAPATCVSCAFLIPVSGSLGQAFGICANEFGPADGHVVSLSYGCGGHSEAAVVPKPAKQPVPVLDSMAVDAFPLRPDPEGGSVPGSPDPESEDLGHS, from the coding sequence GTGAGTGCTGCGACGACGAGAAGCCGTACCCCTGACCGCCTGTGCGCCGAAGCGGTCGACCTCGCACGCGAGGCCGCCGAGGAGGCCGCCTTCCCCGGGGTGGTGGGCGAGCACGTCACTCTCTTCTCCGAGGGCGACCGGGTGGTCACCCATCTGTTCGAGGCCAAGGAGCCCGGCTACCGGGGCTGGCGCTGGGCCGTCACGGTGGCACGCGCCTCCCGCGCGAAGCTCGTGACGATCGACGAGACCGTCCTGCTCCCCGGCCCCGACTCCCTCCAGCCGCCCGAATGGGTGCCGTGGAGCGAGCGGCTGCGTCCCGGTGACATGGGTCCCGGCGACCTGCTCCCGACGGAGGCCGAAGACCTCCGCCTGGAGCCGGGCTGGACGGGCGAGGACGCCCCGCCGCCGAACTCCTTGCTGTCGGAGGAGATGGAGTCCCTCGTCGAGGCGGAGGACGCGGAGCTCGCCGCCGCTCCGGTGCCGCCCGTCCGGGGCTCGATCACCTCGGTCGCCGAGGAACTCGGCATGCGCCGGGCCCGGGTCCTGTCCCGCTACGGCCTCCACCTGGCGGCGGACCGCTGGGACGAGGAGTACGGGGCGAAGACCCCGATGGCCCTGGCCGCTCCGGCCACCTGCGTCTCCTGTGCCTTCCTGATTCCGGTCTCCGGCTCGCTGGGGCAGGCTTTCGGCATCTGCGCCAATGAATTCGGTCCGGCGGACGGGCACGTCGTCTCGCTCTCGTACGGCTGCGGAGGGCACTCCGAGGCGGCCGTCGTGCCGAAGCCCGCGAAGCAGCCGGTGCCGGTGCTGGACTCGATGGCGGTCGACGCGTTTCCGCTGCGGCCGGACCCGGAGGGCGGGTCGGTGCCCGGCTCCCCGGACCCGGAGTCGGAGGACCTGGGCCACTCGTAG
- a CDS encoding futalosine hydrolase, which translates to MNVLVVTAVPAERDAVTRAFGADRAAHLTVLAGGVGPASAAAATARALATGAYGLVISAGIGGGFADRAPVGSVVVADAIVAADLGAETPDGYVPVTGLGFGTVEHLPPADLVRVTSEAAAAATGTVLTVSTVTGTAARAAELGARHPRAAVEAMEGFGVAEAAALFGLPVLEIRAVSNAVGPRDRDAWRIGEALAALSDAFGKIGPVLEGWTPHD; encoded by the coding sequence GTGAACGTCCTCGTCGTGACCGCTGTCCCCGCTGAGCGGGACGCGGTCACGCGTGCGTTCGGGGCGGACCGGGCAGCGCACCTCACCGTGCTCGCGGGCGGCGTCGGCCCCGCATCGGCCGCCGCCGCCACCGCCCGTGCGCTGGCCACCGGTGCGTACGGTCTGGTGATCTCGGCCGGGATCGGCGGCGGTTTCGCGGACCGCGCCCCCGTCGGCTCCGTCGTGGTCGCGGACGCGATCGTCGCCGCCGACCTCGGGGCCGAGACCCCGGACGGGTACGTGCCCGTCACGGGCCTCGGCTTCGGCACCGTCGAGCACCTGCCTCCGGCCGATCTCGTACGGGTGACGAGCGAGGCCGCCGCAGCCGCCACCGGCACCGTCCTCACGGTCTCCACCGTCACCGGCACGGCCGCCCGCGCCGCCGAGCTGGGCGCCCGCCACCCGCGCGCCGCCGTCGAGGCGATGGAGGGCTTCGGGGTGGCGGAGGCCGCCGCGCTGTTCGGCCTTCCCGTACTGGAGATCCGCGCGGTCTCCAACGCGGTGGGTCCGCGCGACCGCGACGCCTGGCGGATCGGGGAAGCGCTCGCCGCACTGAGCGACGCGTTCGGGAAGATCGGGCCCGTACTGGAGGGTTGGACACCACATGACTGA
- a CDS encoding cold-shock protein gives MPTGKVKWFNSEKGFGFLSRDDGGDVFVHSSVLPAGVESLKPGQRVEFGVVAGQRGDQALSVTVLDPTPSVAAAQRRKPDELASIVQDLTTLLENITPSLERGRYPDKAAGAKIAGLLRAVADQLDV, from the coding sequence GTGCCTACCGGCAAGGTCAAGTGGTTCAACAGCGAGAAGGGCTTCGGCTTCCTCTCCCGCGACGACGGCGGCGACGTTTTCGTCCACTCCTCGGTGCTCCCGGCCGGTGTCGAGAGCCTCAAGCCCGGACAGCGCGTCGAATTCGGTGTCGTCGCGGGTCAGCGCGGTGACCAGGCGCTTTCGGTGACGGTCCTCGACCCGACCCCCTCGGTGGCCGCGGCGCAGCGCCGCAAGCCCGACGAACTGGCCTCCATCGTCCAGGACCTCACGACGCTCCTGGAGAACATCACCCCGTCCCTGGAGCGGGGCCGCTACCCCGACAAGGCGGCGGGCGCGAAGATCGCGGGCCTGCTGCGCGCGGTGGCGGACCAGCTGGACGTCTAG
- a CDS encoding 1,4-dihydroxy-6-naphthoate synthase: MTTDAVQIAFSPCPNDTFVFDAWAHGRIPGAPALDVTFADIDITNGMAERGEFDVLKVSYAVLPWVLDDYALLPCGGALGRGCGPLVLTREAGVDLTGRTVAVPSERSTAYLLFRLWAADVVPGGVGEVVVMPFDQIMPAVRDGKVDAGLVIHEARFTYQNYGLHKLADMGEHWEATTGLPIPLGAIIAKRSLGETRLRELARAARTSVRMAWDEPSASRPYVAAHAQEMDPAVADQHIALYVNEFSADLGEDGYAAVRGLLERAAAEGLVPPLGRDALSFP; the protein is encoded by the coding sequence ATGACCACTGACGCCGTACAGATCGCCTTCTCGCCCTGCCCCAACGACACCTTCGTCTTCGACGCGTGGGCGCACGGCCGCATCCCCGGGGCCCCCGCCCTGGACGTCACCTTCGCGGACATCGACATCACGAACGGCATGGCCGAGCGCGGCGAGTTCGACGTGCTGAAGGTGTCGTACGCGGTGCTGCCGTGGGTGCTGGACGACTACGCCCTGCTGCCGTGCGGCGGGGCCCTCGGCCGGGGCTGCGGCCCGCTCGTCCTGACCCGCGAGGCGGGCGTGGACCTCACCGGCAGGACCGTCGCGGTGCCGAGCGAGCGCTCGACGGCGTACCTGCTGTTCCGGCTGTGGGCGGCCGACGTCGTCCCGGGCGGGGTCGGCGAGGTCGTGGTGATGCCGTTCGACCAGATCATGCCCGCCGTGCGGGACGGCAAGGTCGACGCGGGACTCGTCATCCACGAGGCCCGCTTCACCTACCAGAACTACGGTCTGCACAAGCTCGCCGACATGGGCGAGCACTGGGAGGCGACCACCGGGCTGCCCATCCCGCTGGGCGCGATCATCGCGAAGCGTTCGCTGGGCGAGACACGGCTGCGGGAGCTGGCCCGGGCCGCGCGGACGTCCGTACGGATGGCGTGGGACGAGCCGTCGGCGTCCCGCCCCTACGTCGCGGCGCACGCCCAGGAGATGGACCCGGCCGTCGCCGACCAGCACATCGCGCTGTACGTGAACGAGTTCAGCGCCGACCTCGGCGAGGACGGGTACGCGGCCGTCCGAGGGCTCCTGGAACGCGCGGCGGCCGAGGGGCTCGTTCCGCCCCTCGGCCGCGACGCGCTGAGCTTTCCCTAA